TCTTCCCTGTGTAGATGTCAAGGTTCGGCTTTGAAGGTTCTTATTCCCggtctttcttttcccacCAGATCCAAAGATCAATATAACTATATGAGGCTGAAATAGCGGACATTCTTTTGCATGCACCGGAGGGTTCATAGAGCATGGATTGGGCTTGCATTATTTTGACCTGGACTAGATTGTCGGCTGCTATCGCATGCAAGTTGTCGTCGTTTCTGGATGTGATTTCGTTCTTATGATCGCTGTACAGAATCTACCGTACATACTCGATAATATTACAGCTCATGCTTCGATCCATCAACTACAGGTACTCGCGGAGAAGTAATAATACTTTCATGGTAGATTCCTTGACCCTGACGGAAGGCAGACGTTAACATTTTAACGTGCAAAGATTGGTTATAAACATATGCTAGTGGCTAGGTACATAAAATAGGTTTCTGACAGTAAAGGGGAGGATGAATATGTAAACATGATCACATGCGCGTTTCACATCAAGCTGACCACATCATTAAAAGGGTAGTACAATCATAGTCACTGGTAGCATCAGAGAAATCGTGAAACATAAGAGTTGAGTACAGAAGTGGTATCAAAAAGGCAGTCCAGCCGTAAAAACGAGGAAAAGACAGGCGAGGTCAGACACACAGGTACGAGGATAAGGATCCATCCTCGTCTGCAACGGTAAGAGCAGTGCTATGGCTGAATAGGGTCGGCAGTCGACTAGATCAAATTAAGCGGGTAGTATAATAACAGTTGCAACTTAGTTGTAGCCGGTGCCTACAGCCATCGGCATCGGCCAGTCATCTTCCGTTATACTGCTCCAGAAGATCCAGACCATAACGACCGACAAGAGGGTGAACAATGTCTCGAATAAGGCGCCGTTGATTTTTCCATGCGACGCCTGGCAGAGATGGGTGCTGATCACGTAGTTGAAGATTTGGCCAATGGCGAACAACAGACCCGCGGCAGACAGATACACTGCATATCCCGTCAGTTACTTAGCTCAAAAGACCTTGTGGGTTGAGCATACACATTGGTCGGAACTCGCCCAGGACCCGGATCACCAAGACAGATTCCAGAACGAAGAATGCcacgaggaggacgaggggGAAGAGCTGATACAGTACGTAGAGTGCGATATTTCGATAGTGATCAGATGGGGTCATCGCAAACTCTCCGGTCCAGTCGAAAGCAGTATCTAGGGCGATATAACCGGTACCGATGAAGAACACCAGGGCAGAAGCAACACAGAGACCGACCGAAACAGGTGTACCGTCGTCAAGGAACTGAAACCCGACAAGAGCGTTCAAGAAGAGGATCCAGCATGTCGCGGTGATCGCAGCGATATGAACTGCCGTAAACCCCTATGCAAGTCGGTCAGTTATGCCCAATAGAAGCAAGGCGTCAATTGCAACAGACAAAACATACCTTCAGCACCGTGCTGTCAAGAGGGAAACCGCCCACGGTGAAGATCTCGCAGATCTCGATGATAATGAAGCCAAGAAGGAACAATTGCATTTCCCTAGACAGTATTACTTGTCAGCCATGTCCATGCATTCCACAGCCCCTGTTTAGAGGCGTACCTTCGCCCAACCGCGGCCTGTTTCCGTTCCGATCGCCATAATAGAAAGAGCGATACTAAGATGGATATGAATGCCAGTAGTATCGATCCTGCGTTGATATCAGTCTCGCAATTCGCGACTCGTCTCCGTGGCGTTCTATCCGTCGCTCCATACCTAAGTTGCTGAGATATCGATGATTGCCCAGGTCAATACCAGTGAGGGCACAGCCGTCGTAGGCTTCATTAGGGGGTTGGTTGTGGGCGACAAAGAGCTATCGACGAACAATCGCGGTCAGCAAGGCGCAGTCCCTTGGTGACAAGGTGCTTACATGGGAAACCGCCAGAGAATGAAATTGGTTGACTCACATTGCAAACTGGTAAGGTCGAATCTCTGCAGAAGTCCTGTTCGCGAAGATTCTCACTAGTTAACTCCCCTTTCGCGCAACGAGTAGCGTATCGAAATCCGTCCGCAGACTCACATTGAAATTCCCAAATTGTGTAGAACCCATGATTCACCGACCGTTGAAGCGATTGACCATGCAAACAGACTTGGGTGACCGTAGACAAGATTCACGCGGCTCGGTGGTGGTCTTACTGGTAGTTAAATTGGCTTCCCTTTTGCTGGGACCCACGCTAAGAGACCAGACCAGGCCGTTGACAATGGCTCCCGTCGCAAAGTTGAAACAAGCCAGTAACCGGGGGATTATTATGATGCTGATCGTTGTGTCAATTAAGTCCCTGAAATTCCAAGACGAGGAACACAAATTTTGTGATTTTTTGCAGCCAAAAGTGAGGAGATTCAATCGATGAAAACTGTGGTGAGCAGATCGTGATTCAATTGCAGCTCAAAAGCGTCGGTAAACTGAAGGCTGCAAGATCGTTGTCATCCACGAGGGCAATGCAACAAACA
The DNA window shown above is from Aspergillus fumigatus Af293 chromosome 1, whole genome shotgun sequence and carries:
- a CDS encoding chitin synthase export chaperone is translated as MGSTQFGNFNNLREQDFCRDSTLPVCNLFVAHNQPPNEAYDGCALTGIDLGNHRYLSNLGSILLAFISILVSLFLLWRSERKQAAVGRREMQLFLLGFIIIEICEIFTVGGFPLDSTVLKGFTAVHIAAITATCWILFLNALVGFQFLDDGTPVSVGLCVASALVFFIGTGYIALDTAFDWTGEFAMTPSDHYRNIALYVLYQLFPLVLLVAFFVLESVLVIRVLGEFRPMLYLSAAGLLFAIGQIFNYVISTHLCQASHGKINGALFETLFTLLSVVMVWIFWSSITEDDWPMPMAVGTGYN